The Chrysemys picta bellii isolate R12L10 chromosome 5, ASM1138683v2, whole genome shotgun sequence DNA segment accccacctctgaccgtggattccgaggcgggggtaatctcatcagctacacctgaggattctgcggatggggaagaggaggaggaggacgatgagcttgcggagagcacccagcactccgttctccccaacagccaggatctttttctcagcctgactgaagtaccctcccaacccagtatccaagaccatgaccccatggaagggacctcaggtgagtttaccttttaaaatataaaacttgttttaaaagcaagtgttttttaatgattactttgccctgaggacttgggatgcattcgcggccagtacagctactggaaaagtctaacatgtctggggatggagcagaaatcctccagggacatctccatgaagctctcctggaggtactccaaaagccttgccacaaggtttctgggcagtgcagccttattccgttctccatggtaggacacttgaccacgccatgctagtagcaagtaatctggtatcattgcatgacaaagcctggcagcgtatggtcccggtgtttgctggcattcaagcaacatccattctttatctcgctgtgtaatcctcaggagagtgatatcgcttatggtaacctggttgaaatacgggaatttaattaaggggacagaggtggccgttcctactgggctgtttgcctgtggctgaaaagaaatccttccctgcagttagccaagcacagggcgggaggggaaattggccctgagcttttcacgtttggctagcagggatcttccctgataccagccacgcagtggggggagggagaaagcgatcatccagagaattggatttgcgggggggcgggggggttagtttgttttctgctgctgaaggttaacaggaaaaccacagcactcaacgggctttgcttggtatgtgggaaaggagggcacagaagctgaaagacaatggcttaccatggccgcatgcaagccgaattctgttgcccggaccggcgtctgtgatctctagcagcaaagccacaggcactcaatattaagaggcaaaatgcgaccttgcacagaaatcacatgtgctatgtaatgtgaatagtgttggtcaccgtgaaagagtataagcattgttctgtaaaatgtatcttttaaaaaaattctctccttttttctctccctccagcagctgcaaatttttcaagcctccctcctccgtcctgaaggctatctcagataaggcgttggAAAAAGAAGACgggagacgagatgttcgcggaaatcatggaatccacccgcagtgaaagagctcatctgaatgagtggaaggacacggtttcaaagtataggaaagatgccagtgaacatgaggacaggagggaccagcgcgaggacaggagggaccaacatgaggagaggagagacgctcgagatgagaggtggcagcaggaagatcagaggaggcaggatgcaacgctggggctgctgcgtgagcaaacagacatgctccggcgtctggtggagcttcaggaatggcagcaggataacagagtgccgctacagcccctgtataacccccctctcccctcaccatgttccatagcctcctcacccagacgtgtaagaacgcgggggaggggaggctccgtacaccctcccattccaccccagtggacagcccaagtaaaaggctgtcatttttttaacctttttttagtggccttttccttcccgctgatcctcctcccaaaccccacccgggttctctccctctttttataatcaattaataaagaataaatgatttttaaacgatagtgactttatttcctttgaaagcaagctgggggaagggggagggtgggttccttacagagaatgagtcaataaagggggtgggttttcatgaaggagaaacaaacagaaatttcacactgtagcctggccagtcatgaaactggttttcaaagcttctctgatgcgcagcgcttcctggtgtctggctgcacgtaatcagcagccaggtgatttgcctcagcctcgcaccctgccataaaggtctccccctttctttcacagagattgtggagcacacagcaagcagcaaaaacaatggggatattggtttggctgaggtctgagtgagtcagtaacgaTTGCCAGCGActttttaaacggccaaatgcacattctaccaccattctgcacttgctcagcctgtagttgaacagctcctgactcctgtccaggctgcctgtgtatggcttcatgagccatggcattaaggggtaggctgggtccccaagaataactattggcatttcaacatccccaacggttattttctggtccaggaagtaagtcccttgctgcagccatttaaacagattagtgttcctgaagacgcgagcatcatgaacccttcctggccagcccacgttgatgttggtgaaacgtcccttgtgatccacaagtgcttgcagcaccattgaaaagtaccccttgcggtttatgtactgggtaccctggtgctccggtgccaagatagggatatgggttccatctatcgccccaccacagttagggaatcccattgcagcaaagccatccactatgacctgcacatttcccagagtcactacctttcgtagaagcagctcagtgattgctttggctacttgcatcacagcagcccccacagtagatttgcccactccaaattgattcccgactgaccggtagctgtctgacgttgcaagcttccagagggctatcgccactcgcttctcaactgtgagggctgctctcatcttggtattctggcgcttcagggtaggggacagcaagtcacaaagttccatgaaagtgcccttatgcatgtgaaagtttcgcagccactggaaatcgtcccacacctgcaacactatgcggtcccaccagtctgtgcttgtttcccgggcccagaatcggctgtttcacggatagaacctgccccattaacaacatgatctccaaagcaccggggcccgcggtttgagagaattctgtgtccatgtccatgtcctcatcactcttgttgctgcgccgccgtcgccgcctcctcctctcctcatttttctggtcctggttcagcataaactgcacgagaacgtgcgaggtgtttacaatgttcatgactgctgtcttgagctgagcgggctccatgcttgccgtggtatggagtctgcagtgtttacccaggaaaaaaggcgtgaaatggttgtctgccattgctttcatggagggaggggtgaggctgtacccagaaccacctgcgacaatgttttttgccccatcaggcactgggatctcaacccagaatgccaatgggcgggggagactgcgggaactatgggatagctatgggataactacccacagtgcaatgctccggaaagcGACGcaagccccggtacatggacgcacaccgccgaattaatgtgcttagtgtggccgcatacattcgactttatacaatctgtttccaaaattcgaattcggattaatcccgtagtgtagacataccccatcaatgccacaagcaatctcgtgttgtaTGATATAATCGTTagagtcctcactgtcagttaggatcttaaggagtaacttgactgccaaatgtgacgtgctggtgagactTGTCAACATATTTTTCAGCAGTTCGGGGGCCATACCCGCAGACCTAAAGGGAAGACAGAGTgcgcagtacaaaaaacgttgaaagattgcaccaaatgtggatggaagcacaggcattgctgggatgcaaaccgATGCACCACggagcattgggacaggacccagaatgccctgcacaTGCTGTgtccttcccacaagccacagtgccagaatgggaagaggtgctctatgggatagctgcccataatgtacTGCTCccatgccactgcaagtgccgcaaatgtggccatgccagtgtgcttgcaactgtcagtgtggacagactgcagcgctttccctactatgctctccaaaggctggtttaactcaaagcgctctacatttgcaagtgtagccatgcccaaaGTGAGTGTGTGGTCACTCAAAATATAGGTAGCATGGGACCTGGTCCAAAACCCAACAAGAATCTTATTAGATACGGGGCTAGAAATCCCTATACTGTAAACTTTCCATTATAACATTATTAGCAATATGACTGGAACtaggggtgtaattcccagcttgtgtagacacGCTTGCTAGTTCTCAtcaaactagcatgctaaaataaTAACCTAGCCACAGATTCCAGGCAGGTTTGTATTTGGGGCAGCTAGCCTCTGCCTatgctaccacagctacactacTACTTTTAATGCACTAGCTTGATAAGAGTTAGCACAGATATGTCTATGTGAGTTAGGAATCACACCGCTAGCTCCAAGTGTAAGCATAGCCCAAAATTCATACAGCTATAATTTTGGAAGGCAGTGAGTCATTTTCGGTAAATTGACTAACATAATTCAAAAGTTCTTGGTTTTCTATTTACCTTATATCTCGTTATCAGGTCAGGATGCAGAATGTAAATATAGACAGTAGGACAGGAACATTAAAAAGGTTTCCAACGTCATTTTATTTTAGCCTAGCTTGGTGGCTTTAAGATAAGCTATGTTGAAAGTAATATTACATATTATTGTTATGAGCTAGGTGAAACCTTTTCATGGGTTTGGTTAAACCTTTGAGGTTGGTAGGTGTGATCTTACTGTTCATTTAACATAACATTAAACATCAACCCGTCACACTttgggtgcaatccagaccagtgaggggttgtgtcaccagcttccctgtaaccctgggtgcctcgTAATGCTTTGCTGCCATAGGCCACTCACAAAGAGCCTACAGCATGAAGGTCACAccttgagtgtctgtgtataactGCAGCCCTTGTCCAGCAGCTTGCGAACAATACACCAGTCACACACAGTCTTCCTCCTGAcatggttactacttgcagggtgactccAACACACTCCCAAACCCAGGTTTTcccaaaaatgtgtgttctgcaccaTCCAGCCCTCTCCCAGTCAGTTCATATATTAAGATTTGTTGCCCCAGTATGGAGTCAATATTCAACAGTATGTTAGTTATTTTAACTGTAATTactaaacagttcagtttaaactcAGCTCTGGATCAGttcagattaaaataaaataagataggattttaagtgacTTCAAGAATAAGAGACAAAAGTTAGAAATGGTTTAAgacaataaaagtgaaaacacttgTCAACATCTAAAACttaataagaatggccatactgggtcagaccaaaagtccatctagcccagtatcctgtcttctgacagtgtccaacgccaggtgccccagagggaataaaagaACAGGTactcctcaagtgatccatcctgtcacccattcccagcttctggcaaagctTTCGTGCAAAGCTTTGTTTAATATGGCTTTTCTTGCCCAcagtcttccagcaagatggtgacTGACCCTTTCTGTGGTCAGGATCACTCCTAGAGGCCTAATGATGCtcgtgctggacctcatcagtgtttggggggagatagttgcaggggtgctggaacagtttgtatagtggagatgctaagagccattgaaccaaactgtaaaccgtgtatatgatggaaaccatttcaagccagggggtgctactgcacccccagcacccctagttccagcacggATCTTGGGGTTTTCTGCCCCTTTCCTTTATAGTCCAGTGACCCTGTGAAGTGGATTCTTCCTAAGGTTACCCTTCCAAATAAAGTTTATCCAAACAGTGAGGAAGGCAATATGGCATTTAGTGGTGAAGGAAGatccatgttctttcttcccccacttgtgtttgctaaaatgcaaactGTTCTCTTTCCTGACATCTCCCCTTGCAGTCTTGAGGACCctgctgtgacactctgtacctcaggggaacaccctgcacccccatgttcagcTTTATattatgattgtgtggtatccaatatgaagtttgtcatgtcgggtgtctttggaaggctcatgatgcactgagcattgttgttatagcaacattataggttgtaatttcatgtatatagttatgaggctgaaaatgtgtcctcatggcttaaaacaagcccaggcaaaactctctagGAGCAAAGGcggagttcacacctcatcagggtatGTATGGGACAAATCCagtccagcctcacaggaacaaaggacactggcctaggcagcgacaaaggatctgttggactctcgagtgagttaCCCAGTCAGCACCCTTCCCttagtcagtttgggactacaatgaggtaatgctcacctgactctgaaggggggagggtgcaaagccaagggggaagaaagaacatgataaaagggagagacgtttgctaTGCTCTCTCCCTTCCacttccatctacagacaccatcCCCAAGCGACTGAAGTACTGATCAacggggagagcctggctgaagggcaaccagcctgcctgtggtgagaagcatctaagtttgtaagggcattgacagtattaagatcagcttagaatgcattttgcttttatttaatttgaccCAATCTGACTTATTGTGCTttgacttaaaatctatcttttgtagttaataaatgtatttgtttattctacccgaagcagtgcatttggtttgaagcatgtcagagactcccctggtgataacaagcctggtacatatctatttatttgttaaattgacaaactcatataagcttgcagcatccagctgcaagacggaggttcctagagTCCTGTCTGGGACTGgcgatattggctagtgtcattcagttgcacaatccaagcagtggctggccaaaagtgctcactcacgtagctgggaccagcttacatgctagaggctgtgcatgaactgcccgggagtgggggttctcacagaagagcagggtaaggctcccagagtcgaggattggagtgacctatcagatcaccggtccagataacaccaggggaacatcacacctGTTTACTATGTatatgaaaactgaaataaacacACATTCCTGTGTTTGGTAGGACCTGTTCAAAATCAGATAGCCCTGCCTAGGCAAAAGTTGCTAAACATGTTCTAATAACATCACAgagggggaattcataactttatatatagtattgctacatacatttcaccataatATTATTGACCAGAGAGTgactagttttcaaatgataccgcACAAggcatgttttgtacaaagattattagaATGGTGTGTAGGGTATGAATACAGGGATGCTTTTGGTCACaaccccacctaagacaaaaagGTATGAGTGAAGCTGCCCAGGAGCTTTTGGGCTGACTATTGTTTTGGGTCGGGGTAGATAAAAGAACATACAAAAACTGAGGACACAgacagaacagagagagaggcagagggaaaaaaaacaaaaaaacttaggAGTAGTCTCTGCACAGTTtgaccctggaaaaagctaggcagggagagagcttttgggcctgTGTCTAAAGAAGCTTGgggctgtaagctaagaaactcccccttttgttcttggttcttTCTGCATTCGGAGACAcgggactttgtacattctttgtaaataaacaaaactgcattaaagaaaaagaattgactccatcaatttctacttccagctGCAACATCCCCAGGGTTCTGAAAATTGACAAGCCACTCGGGTGAAAAGGAGCAACAATATTAAATGCTGTGGACAAGACTATTCCTAGCCCTTTCACAGGTGCTAGTGATGATGGTGGGGAGTTTCAAGGAGTACTACCACTACCATCACCAGGCTTCCCCCACAAGGACTAAGGATAGCTATAGTCTCCGCACTCAGGATAGTCTCTGTGCTCCTGGTATCTTTGGTTGTGGAATCCACTccaaaggggctggggggagacaggCCATGGGAGGTGGTAGGAGCAAACTGCAGCATACCAAGAGATGGTATGCCAGAGAGCATTTGTGTTTCCTGAGTTTGCAAGCATGTCTTTATAATGAGGACCCTATTACTGTAATCCATTATGTTAGCAATGCAACTGATTGACCCTTGGAATTTCAAATTTTCTTTTTATCCCACATTGTGTAGCCCAAAACCAACtattttcaaaatttcctgcaaaacagaatttctgaaaaattccagttccagaaaaatttcatttcagaattcCAAAACTTTTGTGTCAATGTATTAAATGGTTCCATTGCAACATGAACTGGAGACACTTTGATCTAGAAAAGAAGACAAAATGTTTAAATCATTACTAAGTAGCAGCTGCTCTTTAGTTGAAATactctattattttttaaataattattttgtcCTATAATGACTTGTCAGTAGTAGTGTATATTATGAAATGatgtaaatataatataaaaatgaagaaaaagttGAAAGGCGACTTTggaattctgaaataaaaattttccaaaacaaattcgttcatttcaaaatattttttcctgcagCAATATTCATCAAAATTAGACacattttccaaaatgttttgatttagttgaaaaccttgtttttttaccaaaaatttcCAATCAGCTCTCTTTAGCACCTCCCATCTAGATGACCTGCAATctgatgatcatgatggtctcttctgactttaaagtctatgagtccacATGCTCAATGTGTGCGCCTTAAACAAATCTAGAAACTGAGCTGGTCAAGAAGGCAACAGTCCACTTGGTAGACAGTATATGGCGCTAGGTACATAGGGAACCACTGCTCCATGCTCTGCATTGGCTGACAGGTTGATTTTTGACCTATAATTCCCTAAATGTGTTGGAGACTCCCACCTGAGAGTCATCTCTCTTGAGGGATCACCTTCTCTGTCCCGTTTGCTAATACCACAGCTTTAGTCAACAGAGGAGTTCACAATGGAATCCCCTTCAGATAAAAGGGAGGATGCTGCCACCAGGATATTCTCATGGAGGGACTCCTCCCCTTGGTCTGAAATATCATGATCCTTCAAGGCAGACTGCAATGCCTAGCTTCTTAGGGAGCAAGGGATACAATAAGTGATGGTGTCCATGGGGGAAGCAGGGTTTATTTGTCTTTGGTTAGTTATTTTTTGGTTTGGAGATGAGGTGAAACAGCTTGTTTTAGATTTGTAGATGTCTAGCTCAATCCTTATATGGCTCCCATCGTTGCAGTATGTCTGAGGACCTTTTCTGCACTAAAAATTCAAgtaacaatctctctctcttccttcacaAGCTGCAGAAATTATTTTGTGTGTAAGTATGTCTAGACTGAGAGGACACCAAGACAAAGAGATGAGGTTTGCATTTCATTCTGGCAGAGGGCCAGCAGCCACTGAAGGAGGATACAGGGAAGCCACCTGCAagcctgaagcatgaagagacaacTGAAGGACAATGCAGAGGAGCTCACAAAGAAAGCACAGCTAATGGAACTGAACCCTGGTACTGGAATCTACCCCACTAGTAAGTTGTCCTCAACAAAGGGATGAACTAGGCTAGGGAATGCACTCTAGGAACTAGGCCTGAGGAGCTACCATGGGGCAGAGTTATCCTTTTCTCCTTTTGTGCCCTCCAGGAACTGATCTACTGTTTCCTTCTAGCAATGCAGGTGAGTGCGTAGTGGGGAGGGGCCCACCAGGTTGTAGGACCTCCAAGTGCCTACCATCTGAAGTGCCTCCATGTTTGCATTTGAGCTCCTCGTACACTCAGCATACTACCACATACCTGAAGGAGTTTGGTGCACCATGATACTCTCAGCATCCCCGCCAGGTAGGCTCAATTACAATGTTGCATTTGGTTGCTTTCTCTTTTCCATGTAGACTATCCCCAATCATTTCTTTACCTAGCAAGTAGTGATTACTAGTCATATCACAGTGCAAGCCAGAAACCCCAGTCAAATCAGGTCCCTATTGTgctgggcatttcacagacacaCTGTATGAGGCAGCCTCTAGcctgaagagtttatagtctagattattttaacaaaaaaccTACTATCTCAACAACACTCTGACACAGttgtccccccacccacccactctgcCTTAGGCTCCCTCCCTTAAGATTCTGGTTCCACGGGGACAGGGCTGCCCAGAtgggggggcaatttgccccaggccccgggccccacaggggcccccacgggTATGTCGGAGGCTCCCTGCCTCCGTCTTCCCCTATCCCCCGGCGTctcagctggtaagggggcgggtaagcccctctgagctggacccccctgaccccatccccccccagcttcaagcccagcccctctgagccgggcaccccccaaccccatcccccccacagccctgacccccagctctgagcccagcccctctgagctggacaccccctgaccctatcccccccacagcccagacccccagctccaagcccagcacctctgagctggacccccccgaccccatcccggccccagctccgagcccagcccctctgagccgggcaccccccgaccccatcccccccacagcccagacccccagctccaagcccagcacctctgaactggacccccccgaccccatccccccccagctccgagcccagcccctctgagccgggcaccccccgaccccatcccccccacagccctgacccccagctccgagctggacacccccctgaccccatctccccacagccctgagtccagcccctgtgagccgggcacccccccaacccagagcccagctccccacccagccctgggcaacagcagcaccacccccaggcagcgaccatcaccatcacccagcaacagcccattatgtaattgcaaatctatacataccattaaagcatttactgtttttaaataatgtatttagtgtattttcaaagtattacaaattaatttttgaatgtatttcactaattattttttacatttccaaatacatgttactatag contains these protein-coding regions:
- the LOC101938927 gene encoding uncharacterized protein LOC101938927, coding for MHKGTFMELCDLLSPTLKRQNTKMRAALTVEKRVAIALWKLATSDSYRSVGNQFGVGKSTVGAAVMQVAKAITELLLRKVVTLGNVQVIVDGFAAMGFPNCGGAIDGTHIPILAPEHQGTQYINRKGYFSMVLQALVDHKGRFTNINVGWPGRVHDARVFRNTNLFKWLQQGTYFLDQKITVGDVEMPIVILGDPAYPLMPWLMKPYTGSLDRSQELFNYRLSKCRMVVECAFGRLKSRWQSLLTHSDLSQTNIPIVFAACCVLHNLCERKGETFMAGCEAEANHLAADYVQPDTRKRCASEKL